From the genome of Xiphophorus couchianus chromosome 6, X_couchianus-1.0, whole genome shotgun sequence, one region includes:
- the ints15 gene encoding integrator complex subunit 15, translating into MGDIRQSLLPRDVLSAAKELLYHLDIYICNMVQSGRQPPQVDSKTLDLIEEFILHTPKDRNTPVRRMSALQELQLLEIMCSCFQEQSRDTVRQLMFSALFNLQGNQADESRMALLSKLVSMAVAVGRVPILECAATWLQRTHRLYCVRLAQVLVDDYCSMVPGSGPTLHNIHSASPRFCCQFIAAVTTLYDLTSEELTPPMELLQMIVSWIQDDPRLVLITFLNSPLSGSQPISSLDVTPLGGLIRWCIKAPLAYRRNKKQANDGSSDGELDAARLFSALHLSVLQVFMLLPNILNEKGLFGRLALLQMESVAALTSDLSRLLDQADKHTHAATSDTHAAPQLALDRLAQALQVAMASGALLCSREDLRAICSRLPHNNLLQLVLSGPVMYYNNIHTPPLAYSPHAAHSPIPAHPTLPPHTPHTPLAAHPAPHAQYPAQPFMTGMPFPFRPGH; encoded by the exons ATGGGTGACATCCGTCAGTCATTGCTGCCTCGGGACGTGCTAAGCGCCGCCAAGGAGCTGCTCTACCACCTGGACATCTACATCTGCAACATGGTGCAGTCGGGCAGGCAGCCCCCTCAGGTCGACTCCAAAACCCTGGATCTGATCGAGGAGTTCATCCTGCACACGCCCAaggacagaaacacaccagtCAGA agGATGAGTGctctgcaggagctgcagctccTGGAGATCATGTGCAGCTGTTTCCAGGAACAGAGTCGGGACACGGTGCGCCAGCTCATGTTCTCCGCCCTCTTCAATCTCCAAGGAAACCAGGCGGATGAGAGTCGGATGGCGCTGCTGAGCAAACTGGTCTCCATGGCAGTCGCTGTGGGCAGGGTTCCCATTCTGGAATGTGCTGCCACCTGGCTACAG AGGACCCATCGTTTGTACTGCGTCCGCCTGGCGCAGGTGCTGGTGGATGACTACTGCAGCATGGTACCGGGATCTGGGCCCACCCTGCACAACATCCACAGTGCCAGCCCACGCTTCTGCTGCCAGTTCATCGCAGCCGTCACCACTCTGTACGACCTCACCTCAG agGAGCTCACGCCTCCGATGGAGCTTCTCCAGATGATCGTGTCGTGGATCCAAGACGACCCCCGGCTGGTCCTGATCACCTTCCTCAACTCGCCCCTGTCCGGCAGCCAGCCAATCAGCTCTCTGGACGTGACGCCACTCGGCGGGTTGATCCGCTGGTGCATCAAAGCGCCACTGGCCTACAGGCGGAACAAGAAGCAGGCGAATGACGGGAGCTCTGACGGCGAGCTGGATGCGGCGCGCCTCTTCTCTGCTCTACATCTAAGTGTTCttcag GTGTTCATGCTTTTACCCAACATACTCAACGAGAAGGGGCTCTTCGGTCGCCTAGCGCTGCTTCAGATGGAGTCGGTGGCCGCCCTGACCTCCGATCTCTCTCGCCTCCTGGACCAGGccgacaaacacacacacgctgccACCAGCGACACACACGCTGCGCCTCAGCTGGCCCTGGACCGGCTGGCCCAGGCTCTCCAGGTGGCGATGGCCAGCGGAGCGCTGCTCTGCTCCAGAG AGGACCTGAGAGCCATCTGTTCACGGCTCCCTCACAACAA TCTGCTCCAGTTGGTGCTGTCCGGCCCGGTGATGTACTACAACAACATCCACACCCCTCCGCTGGCCTACAGCCCCCACGCCGCTCACTCTCCCATCCCCGCGCACCCCACTCTGCCGCCTCACACACCCCACACGCCTTTGGCCGCCCACCCGGCCCCTCACGCCCAGTACCCCGCTCAGCCCTTCATGACGGGGATGCCGTTCCCCTTCCGACCCGGCCActaa
- the tfr1a gene encoding transferrin receptor protein 1: protein MEQARSTISKIFNGEPHTYTRFNLTQNMEGDTSQVEMKLSSDVDEEVGENGVGDNRHHHNSNGRPYMVQKLQRTPRNLCYMACGVLLIFIIGFLIGYMTNKKKELAPVCASSISVVNDDIPRETGAAPLMDWDDVKKLLTEKFSAAKLEKVLSEFSHSNHRAGSSQDESLANRVLQRFKDYGMKAWTDEHFIKVHDPPAAGYNTFVFKNASEERPRGFLSYSAVGSVQGAVLYAHYGEDNDFQALSDRNVNMNGRVMLIRAGKISFAEKVANAARMNASAVLIYTDPSDYNIKGDIEIYGHVHMGSGDPYTPGFPSFNHTQFPPAESSGLPKILAQTITLDMAKKILDQLSGSKRPDKWEGFSKLGDETDVITVNVNNVLTEKRIHNVFGVIKGFVDPDRYVVIGAQRDAWGPGYAASTVGTSVLVELARSISDMVKNEGFKPRRSIVFASWSAGEYGSIGATEWLEGYVSSLSMKAFSYINLDGIVTGLNGFKVAASPLMHTLIENTLKEVKNRDGILYKQFAKDNFETNIVEPMRMDSAAYPFLAFSGIPSMSFRFSPDNSNYKYFGTMQDTADNLNAATSSQVPQLAETAGRFAGHIALRLVHDHLLQMDVMKYYKVVRSYVTKINGRVKEVLQMRPQLLPKSLTVQWLISATGSYSRAAQSLQNDIQNSDLEDIEMCRLINDRIMAVERNFLSHYVSPRQSPFRHILLGSGPHTLKALTKHLDALKTNNPEANAELFLNEFALATWTIQGCANSLAGDIWSLDNEI from the exons ATGGAACAAGCAAGGTCAACAATATCCAAAATT TTTAACGGTGAGCCGCACACCTACACGCGCTTCAACCTGACCCAGAACATGGAGGGCGACACCAGCCAGGTGGAGATGAAGCTGTCGTCGGACGTGGACGAGGAGGTTGGGGAGAACGGCGTGGGAGACAATCGTCATCATCACAACTCCAACGGCAGACCCTACATGGTTCAAAAGCTGCAGCGCACGCCCAGGAACTTGTGCTACATGGCGTGTGGcgtcctcctcatcttcatcatcg GGTTCTTGATCGGCTACATGACTAATAAGAAAAAGGAACTGGCTCCCGTCTGCGCATCCTCCATCAGCGTCGTCAATGACGACATTCCCCGCGAGACGGGCGCCGCGCCCCTCATGGACTGGGACGATGTCAAAAAACTCCTGACTGAAAAATTCTCTGCTGCCAAACTAGAAAAAGTTTTGAG CGAGTTCTCTCATAGCAACCACAGGGCCGGTTCTTCTCAGGATGAATCCCTGGCAAACCGAGTTCTCCAGAGGTTCAAGGACTACGGCATGAAGGCCTGGACGGACGAGCACTTCATCAAGGTCCACGACCCGCCGGCGGCCGGCTACAACACGTTTGTCTTCAAGAACGCGTCAGAGGAGCGTCCCAGGGGATTCCTGTCCTACAGCGCCGTCGGATCAGTACAG GGCGCGGTGCTGTACGCTCATTACGGCGAGGACAACGACTTCCAGGCGCTGTCGGACAGAAACGTCAACATGAACGGCAGAGTTATGCTGATCAGAGCCGGAAAGATCAGCTTCGCTGAGAAG GTTGCCAACGCCGCCAGAATGAACGCCTCTGCTGTTCTGATCTACACAGACCCGAGTGATTACAATATCAAAGGGGACATCGAGATCTACGGACAT GTCCACATGGGCTCAGGTGATCCTTACACTCCCGGGTTCCCCTCCTTCAACCACACCCAGTTTCCTCCTGCGGAGTCTTCAGGCCTGCCCAAAATTCTGGCACAGACCATCACATTGGACATGGCAAAGAAAATCCTTGA CCAGCTCAGTGGTTCAAAGAGGCCCGACAAGTGGGAAGGTTTCAGCAAATTAGGAGACGAGACTGACGTCATCACTGTGAATGTCAACAACGTTCTCACAGAGAAGAGGATCCACAACGTGTTTGGGGTCATCAAAGGTTTTGTCGACCCAG ACCGTTATGTGGTTATCGGCGCCCAGAGGGACGCGTGGGGCCCGGGCTATGCTGCGTCAACCGTCGGCACCAGCGTTCTGGTGGAGCTGGCCCGCTCCATCTCTGACATGGTGAAGAACG AGGGATTCAAGCCCAGGAGGAGCATTGTGTTTGCTAGCTGGAGTGCTGGAGAATACGGAAGCATTGGCGCCACCGAGTGGTTGGAG GGATATGTGTCGTCTCTGAGCATGAAAGCCTTCTCTTACATCAACCTGGATGGCATTGTAACAG gtCTGAATGGATTTAAAGTAGCAGCCAGTCCCCTAATGCACACCTTGAttgaaaacaccctaaaagaG GTAAAGAACAGAGACGGCATTCTTTATAAGCAATTTGCAAAAGACAACTTTGAAACAAATAT TGTGGAGCCGATGCGGATGGATAGCGCTGCGTATCCTTTCCTTGCCTTCTCTGGAATCCCCTCCATGTCATTCAGATTCTCCCCGGACAACTCG AACTACAAGTACTTTGGCACAATGCAGGACACCGCCGACAACCTGAACGCCGCCACGTCCAGCCAGGTTCCCCAGCTGGCAGAGACAGCGGGCCGCTTCGCCGGCCACATAGCTCTGAGGCTGGTCCACGACCATCTGCTGCAGATGGACGTGATGAAATATTACAAGGTCGTCCGTTCCTACGTGACCAAGATCAATGGAAGAGTCAAGGAAGTTCTGCAG ATGCGACCCCAGCTGTTGCCCAAATCCCTGACTGTGCAGTGGTTGATCTCCGCCACGGGTTCGTACAGCCGGGCTGCCCAGAGCCTGCAGAACGACATCCAGAACAGCGACCTGGAGGACATCGAAATGTGCCGCCTCATCAACGACCGTATCATGGCG GTGGAAAGAAACTTCCTGTCCCACTACGTCTCCCCCAGGCAGAGCCCTTTCCGCCACATCCTGCTCGGCTCGGGCCCCCACACTCTCAAAGCACTCACCAAACACCTGGACGCCCTGAAGACGAACAACCCTGAGGCAAACGCCGAGCTGTTCCTCAACGAGTTCGCCCTGGCAACCTGGACCATCCAGGGCTGCGCCAACTCCTTAGCAGGGGACATCTGGTCTCTGGATAATGAAATCTAA